The Shewanella sp. MTB7 genome includes a window with the following:
- the fliR gene encoding flagellar biosynthetic protein FliR: MLSLTSIELSAFIGTFWWPFCRIMGAFMVMPFLSSTYIPVMVRILLALSISALLAPMLPAVPAVDAVSIGALFLAVEQLLIGFMLALFLSIMIHVMTLLGAMMSMQMGLAMAVMNDPSSGSSPILGQWFLLYGTLLFLALEGHLVAIGVLVDSFRLWPIGAGIFDLPLMGLVSRFAWLFASAFMLALPSILAMLMVNITFGVLSKAAPSLNVFALGFPMSMLMGLLCVMLSFSGLPSRYSDLCLDSLSAMYQFIGGVV, from the coding sequence ATGCTCTCTCTTACTTCGATAGAACTCAGTGCGTTTATTGGCACCTTCTGGTGGCCATTCTGCCGCATTATGGGGGCATTTATGGTGATGCCATTTTTGAGCAGCACCTATATCCCCGTTATGGTTAGGATCTTGTTGGCCCTGTCGATATCGGCCTTACTCGCGCCTATGTTACCGGCAGTACCAGCGGTGGACGCAGTGTCAATTGGTGCCCTGTTTTTGGCGGTTGAACAGCTCTTGATTGGATTCATGTTGGCGCTATTTTTGAGCATCATGATCCATGTGATGACTTTGCTGGGCGCCATGATGTCGATGCAGATGGGATTGGCGATGGCAGTGATGAACGACCCATCTAGCGGTAGTTCCCCTATCTTAGGTCAGTGGTTTCTTCTTTACGGCACTTTGTTATTTCTGGCATTAGAGGGGCACTTGGTGGCGATTGGTGTCTTGGTTGACAGCTTTCGCTTGTGGCCCATAGGTGCAGGTATTTTTGATCTGCCTCTGATGGGGCTAGTGAGTCGTTTTGCCTGGCTTTTTGCTTCTGCTTTTATGTTGGCGCTGCCTTCGATTCTTGCCATGTTGATGGTCAATATTACTTTTGGCGTGTTGAGTAAAGCCGCTCCTTCATTAAACGTTTTTGCTTTGGGTTTCCCCATGTCGATGCTGATGGGGCTGCTTTGTGTGATGCTCTCTTTTAGTGGGTTGCCAAGTCGTTATAGCGATCTCTGTTTAGATTCACTCTCGGCCATGTATCAGTTTATTGGTGGTGTGGTATGA
- the fliP gene encoding flagellar type III secretion system pore protein FliP (The bacterial flagellar biogenesis protein FliP forms a type III secretion system (T3SS)-type pore required for flagellar assembly.), with the protein MLRALLLLLCLAVPTAFASDGLTLFTLGDGQQSQSVNIKLEILALMTVLSFLPAMLMMLTSFTRIIVVLAILRQALGLQQSPPNKVLIGIALVLTIFVMRPVGKDIYEDAYLPYDQGQIELTEAVQIGIVPLRTFMLAQTRETDLEQMLKIADEPVTLKAEEIPFFVLMPAFVLSELKTAFQIGFLLFLPFLVIDLVVASVLMSMGMMMLSPLIISLPFKLMVFVLVDGWTMTVSTLVASFG; encoded by the coding sequence ATGCTTCGAGCACTCCTGTTATTACTCTGTTTGGCTGTACCTACAGCCTTTGCTAGCGATGGTCTTACCCTGTTTACACTCGGTGATGGGCAGCAGAGTCAGTCGGTAAACATCAAGTTAGAGATATTGGCGTTGATGACGGTGCTCAGCTTCCTGCCAGCTATGTTGATGATGTTGACAAGCTTTACCCGCATCATCGTGGTGCTGGCCATTTTGCGTCAGGCATTGGGATTACAGCAGAGTCCACCCAATAAGGTGTTGATTGGTATCGCGTTGGTATTGACCATTTTTGTGATGAGACCTGTAGGTAAAGATATCTATGAGGATGCCTATCTTCCCTATGATCAGGGACAGATAGAGTTAACTGAGGCGGTTCAAATTGGGATTGTCCCTCTACGTACATTTATGTTGGCGCAAACCCGAGAAACGGATCTTGAGCAGATGCTTAAGATAGCCGACGAACCCGTAACGCTAAAGGCTGAGGAGATCCCTTTCTTTGTACTCATGCCAGCTTTTGTATTGAGTGAGTTAAAAACGGCTTTCCAAATTGGGTTCCTATTATTTTTACCTTTCTTAGTCATCGATCTTGTGGTCGCAAGTGTATTGATGTCCATGGGGATGATGATGCTTTCTCCCTTGATTATCTCCTTGCCTTTCAAGTTGATGGTATTTGTATTGGTGGATGGTTGGACAATGACAGTGAGTACCTTAGTGGCCAGTTTTGGCTAG
- a CDS encoding FliM/FliN family flagellar motor switch protein gives MKTTAKAYLLKENRTERVRPVALIQEKLARSRLLIQMESCQRPLLEAVNHVLNPIIRQGHHALSNVSFLEKGKSEAFDVNNAWFLLRYHRSPLAWWRIDKCTLDQLASGYYGSLTSPLKSPLREPSKSEFRLVKKLMLAALAVLPMAELDESALELELVINKGSMDVATSWQLGFPTENMAPPMLFCMTEHLLGLMSELSMPFIAGTDLAEKLSCKLRQIPIKILFELGRQNTPVTSLQDLKVGDILPMNLHTRCPVTVGKRPLFYAAIHTHEGKMVAKLIQDAS, from the coding sequence ATGAAAACTACTGCAAAAGCTTATCTACTTAAAGAGAATAGAACTGAGCGAGTTAGGCCTGTGGCATTAATTCAAGAGAAGTTGGCGCGCAGCCGATTGCTTATTCAAATGGAGTCATGTCAGCGTCCGTTATTGGAAGCTGTAAATCATGTACTCAATCCTATTATTCGTCAGGGGCATCATGCATTGTCGAATGTTTCTTTTTTAGAGAAGGGGAAGTCAGAGGCGTTTGATGTCAATAATGCGTGGTTTTTATTGCGTTATCACAGGTCACCACTGGCTTGGTGGCGCATCGATAAGTGTACCTTAGATCAATTAGCGAGCGGTTATTATGGCAGTTTAACCAGCCCCTTAAAGTCTCCGTTGAGAGAACCGAGTAAATCTGAGTTTAGATTAGTCAAAAAACTTATGTTGGCAGCGCTTGCTGTTTTACCTATGGCTGAACTTGATGAGTCGGCTTTAGAGCTTGAGTTGGTTATCAACAAGGGATCTATGGATGTCGCAACAAGTTGGCAGTTAGGCTTTCCGACAGAGAATATGGCGCCACCTATGCTGTTCTGTATGACAGAACATTTACTGGGTCTGATGTCTGAGTTATCTATGCCATTTATTGCCGGCACGGACTTAGCCGAAAAACTATCATGCAAGTTAAGACAAATACCCATCAAAATCCTGTTTGAATTGGGTCGCCAAAATACGCCTGTTACTTCACTCCAAGATCTAAAAGTGGGTGATATTCTTCCGATGAACCTCCATACCCGATGTCCCGTTACCGTTGGAAAACGTCCACTTTTCTATGCCGCTATCCATACCCACGAAGGGAAGATGGTGGCCAAATTAATTCAAGATGCTTCATAG
- a CDS encoding flagellar biosynthetic protein FliQ encodes MDVNELTSIFSDAIYLVVAMVGVLVVPSLIVGLIIAVFQAATQVNEQTLSFLPRLVLTLLMVLYSGEWLLQQISDLFERLFLNIPHIIG; translated from the coding sequence ATGGACGTTAATGAGCTGACATCTATTTTTTCCGATGCCATCTATTTAGTGGTGGCCATGGTGGGTGTTTTGGTGGTGCCGAGTCTGATTGTTGGGTTGATTATTGCTGTGTTTCAGGCTGCTACTCAGGTGAATGAACAAACCTTGAGCTTCTTGCCGAGGTTAGTTCTGACTCTTTTAATGGTGTTGTATTCCGGAGAATGGTTACTGCAACAGATCTCAGATCTTTTTGAGCGCCTGTTTCTCAACATTCCTCATATAATCGGCTAA
- the fliN gene encoding flagellar motor switch protein FliN, which translates to MADQTLLQDDDFLLDDNLFGEEDIASEVSRTKPVKDISFFHQLPVQVTLELASAEMSLGELTRMGEGDVIALDRMVGEPLDIRVNGALLGRGEVVEVNGRYGVRLLEVEAISLTGAND; encoded by the coding sequence ATGGCTGATCAAACCTTGTTACAAGATGATGATTTTCTACTGGATGATAATTTATTTGGTGAGGAAGATATTGCCTCAGAAGTAAGCAGAACTAAACCGGTTAAAGATATCTCTTTTTTCCATCAATTACCTGTACAGGTGACGTTAGAGTTAGCCAGTGCAGAGATGTCTTTAGGTGAATTGACCCGAATGGGGGAAGGAGATGTCATCGCATTGGATCGTATGGTGGGTGAGCCTTTAGATATTCGAGTCAATGGTGCCCTTCTTGGTAGAGGTGAGGTGGTTGAGGTAAACGGTCGCTATGGTGTGCGTTTATTGGAAGTCGAAGCGATTAGCCTGACAGGGGCAAATGACTGA